tttatttttaaaaacagtattttacattttttataattttcatttcaaattttttaacatattttgtgaatttatacaaattttgtcaattttttttttaaattatcaatctttttataaattttcaagCACTCGTGTTATAACAAGATAAATTATTTCTGATACAAAATATAATCATAATGgaaaaaatttgtatgagacggtctcacgggtcgtattttgtgagacaaatatcttatttgggtcatcaatgaaaagtattactttttatgctaagagtattactttttattgtgaatatcggtagggttgacccgtctcacagataaagagtcgtgagatcgtctcacaagagacctactgaATCGTAATTACATAAATATTAAGTGTTATATAAATTAAGGATGTTgtttcattttatcaaaaattaagcattcaatcaatttttttcaaaatattcaaaatttagcTTATATTagttttggaattttatttCCGATCATTTTTGCTCCTCAATCACTTTTTTATAATCTCTAAATGAATTGCTTCAAAATAAGCATTAACTCTTGCAAACACTCTCTAAATGTTTTGAGCACGCACGGCAAATCAAGTTCATATATGCATAATTAATAGGAGTATGGATTTTCAACATGGTATCCCTCTGTTTCTATCGAAAAATATGTACACTGATATGATTTCTATTTAAATGATCGAAttttttctctaaaaaaaatatccaCACACCATAAATTTGTACTATTTTCAGAACACAGAAATCATTGTGAAACCGTCTTCTTGAtcaatttaatgaaatgaatATATGATCCAActcaattcataaaaaatattatatatatatatatatatatgtgtgtgtgtgtgtgtgtgtgtgtctttatatgtgaatttccatttgtctccttattaattgtttgctttacattaattatttattttaagtgtgtcttttcattctccttattcatattttaaatatatgtgatttttaatatttaatttattttaagtgtgTATTTTCATTctccttattcatattttaaatatatgtgatttttaatatttaattttttatgtctactcatgtgaatttccatttgtctccttattaattgtttgctttacattaattacttattttaagtgtttttattctccttattcatattttaaatataagttatttttaatatttaattttttatgtctactcatattataatatgttatttttatccaatgatatcttaattatttattttaagtgtgtcttttcattctccttattcatattttaaatatatgtgatttttaatatttaatttattttaagtgtgTCATTTCATTctccttattcatattttaaatatatgtgatttttaatatttaattttttatgtctactcatgtgaattttcatttgtctccttattaattgtttgctttacattaattacttattttaagtgtttttattctccttattcatattttaaatataagtgatttttaatatttaatttttttatgtctactcatattataatatgttatttttatccaatgatatcttttcattatgtaaattaatatttgatttttttatgcatactcacattataatatgttatttttaatccaatgatttagtttttttcatgtgacagtttgctagaatttatgtgtttaaattaaatttttttgcaaccgaaatttttttgtagtttatatttataaattatttaaataaaacactgtaaaagatcgttgtgatttgaGCCGTCAATTTGGGTTAGGTCTGTCGGTTTGGCTTGCACCGCCAAACAGTTTaagtgagttgggttgaaattttgtcgactcatttaaaggtgagcctaaatgagctcgcacgagtttatattaaatatctatatatataatattatcaattttcaatcatgaattcttgatataaaatgaaaaatatcagtttgattttaaaattgtgatgttactatcttgtccaaaaattgtgggctgttgagacattttggcagtcactcaaaattgagtgtcaaagttaacatttgagttgtatttttcgATTCCTGATaatatgttcgtcaacatattatttttaagttagttttatcagtattgtgagggataaatatgtatattacaatatataaatattatcatctctttaaattaatattcactttcatttttgatatattatgggtcttggtaaaatgagtaataataaattcaaacaaacgaataAACAAAAGTCTGGGACGAAACCAGAATAATATGGTAGcagaaattaatatataaatttttagtgaatttattgatgttaagatgtataacaaatcttatatcataatttataaaatttcaaccttataaatgaaataaatcaaacatatatgaaatacacaaaattttattacatatacaatcaagtaatttattataattgtattttattctacaataattcttgtcaaactcagtgattgtggatttaacatctattaaatcagcaaactaaagagcgtgtcaattaaactaattgagtaatcacatattcttgaatttcctaattaattttttatcttgataatttgtttcatttaatattttaaatataaaacaacattactataactaaagacacatttttttaaaatgttcacaaggactcaatcactaactcatatgtaaaaacatttatcgacatactatattaaaaacattctaattaattcagcgtatttgctgaaaattttctaattaattaagaaaaattcatttacaataatcatatttagtCCTTTTGAgctaacaccatttattttataagatattcatcgcaattctttttttgtatattaatctttaaatcttaattatgacgtatattatttttctaaaagttcttaaataatgatttaatacatttattcgacactttaatattaacattttaaaatatattaattttatattgtatgcgtgcaacacttataatcatgattataaaaactcaataaaaattctaaaaatgaattaggtagaacttaaaaaacacacaattaatcaaaagacagaaaataaaaattaaataattgtctattacaTATAAGCTACTAATAccgacttctaaagattgaagtcggtgagagagtaTAGGACACTCTGTactaaaaacataaaaagttaatgcttgaatgagtcacactgcaaagttaatgaagtaaaaacgaaggacaaagtcggttaataaaatattataatgggctaagtatctcacttggtctcaccttatcttttgtcactgtacaaagcgaaagtttacGCACTATAttgttctacattttcttaatttttcatcatctattggtctttaaagatatattagaattttttctaaatatctaatcttaaatgtgatcaattaaccaaataattattatactttgtatacaataataaatagattaatatatttgaagatagaaaactgaaaaagtaatgtattgagaagaataaaaaaagaatgttagaattaatactataattatctaatgtcaatattaaatttaacatcttacgttcgaaaatgtgtttattgaggtaaaaactatgatgataaactaaaaataataatttatttatcattgtaacgtaataataatgtgatcgttatttggaatcagaaaatgatgtactttgtcttttttattaaattgtataaacaattctttcaatatttttagtggataaacatgttaaatctattaaaattaaatagtaaaatttaatgatgaatatgaatgtatcaattcaactttcaatttgggtttcgggattttgtcaacatgctatatatatatatatatgaaaaatgatttttttctgtacaatttatgtaaaatatcaagtatatattctactcaaatgtcttataaattcatataatatagtaaaaggttatttgcataaactaatttgttgggtacaataattgacCTTGTTGGGTAGAGTAATTGAAATGTTGTGCTTGAGCAGTTGTACTATTTAAGATATTTGATTTGCACTGTtaccataatctataggttttgataaaacagtaaacgcttgagcctacaattggtatcaaaaCCAAGATCacgactttgattttcattgattgcaattggtgcaattattaagAGATAGATTATTTNATTTTGATCATTGagtgaaataatatatttaaataaagttataattgccacaattaaataatgcgcatttacatgcatttatcattgtattttgcaactaaaatgtcaaaaaaagtttccacgtattatttttatatcatattcaaaataattatgaatcctaatttttattattttgagttggcctttgttatgaacaatcattgtgaataaattgaatttgaaaattattatatctgtgtatatcatatattaatatatcaacataagtccaggtaataaaaaactacaaaatgaatttattcatcttcaatgtacacaaattatatagtaaagatatatgacaattgagacaatgaagtagaatatattctcacatataaaaaaaatatatagaaaagaaaaaaataaataaaaatatttttttctagatataaatattttttataactttttacagtgagttggagaagataaaagagaaaaaatattaactcttttgggtaacaaaaaaatagaaatggaagaagtgtttgtcatacaatgaattcaatttctaaattaaatgtatactataaagttatatttaccgttcaaactttataaatgcaatgaatttttctcaagataagggtactcaaatgttcccgttaagatatttaaacaattagaaaaattaaatatattatttttctgaaaGTAATAGCgatatgacattagtaatttgattgtgctaattatacttatgagttaatatgaaatgttaaaataaatgtcataagagtcattaaaaagattatttattgtcaaaaatattattattataaattgaaaatagatgacaacatttaatcaatatttatttaaatcaatccatcagtacttttgatgtgatgatagattgttataataattaggggtgagcattcggtcggttctgttaccgaccgaaccgaattagtcataactggaccgaaccgaaatatttagcaataaccgaaccgaccgaattaattttcataaccgatgaaaaccgaaccgaattaaaatcgattaattcggttggtgaccgaattaaccgattagttttaaaaaaagaatttgtgatttaactttaataatatatgtaatttttttgaacactacaatctacacaaatgtataaaaacataaaatcacatacatcacaaaattttctttagaattagggctgattttaaaattaaaaatatattaaaattgataaataataaaaatttattaaataatagtatttattatatcggttaattcggttagccgatttcaaaattttgacaaccgtaaccgaaccgaaccgaattaatcgatataaccgaattttttttaatttgaaaaccgaatttctgaaataaccgaaccgaatttccgaattgacTAGGTTTCGGTCgtttaattcggtttaaccgaaattttgttCACCTCTgataataatgtgtagtttatatgttatcaagtataagtgtctaataaattaaaggtggctaggaaagtaaaagcatccagtagaaatttttgtcaatttacatgaaagagaataataatcaaacaacattataaataaaaaattgcatatcattgattGACAAAANTATTATATATTATACAACAGATAGAATAACATCATTGCTTTCGAAAATGACTACCACATTTAAAAAACTCGTTTATGAACTTACACCACTAATATATGAACAACATTGTTTTTACACATTCGACGCCCTCCCAAAAGTCTTTGATCcaaaagaacaaaaaacaaaCACGAGGATGTTCTTCCATCTCTGTTTTTATGTTTTGGTCACTCAACTTTTCTTGTTATCCACCGGAGCTCTCGTGGCGGCACAGCCACTCTCCACAGACTTGCGGTGGGTCGTGGATGAATCTGGCCATCGCGTGAAACTCGCCTGCGTTAACTGGCCGTCACATCTAGAAGTGGTGGTGGCGGAAGGGCTGAGCAAGAAACCTGTGGATGTTATTTCTAAAGAAATAATTGACATGGGATTTAACTGTGTGAGGCTAACATGGCCACTCTTCTTGTTTACTGATGAGACATTGGCTTCTACTAGTGTGAGACAATCTTTCAAGAATCTTGGGTTAACAGGTTCCATCTCAGGTTTTCAGAAAAATAATCCATCTATCATTGATCTTACTCTCATCCGTGCCTATCAGGTTAGTCAATACGTATACATGATCAACATTCAACAGATGACAATATATTTTACAGACAAGTATGCAGTTTGGCGAAGATCTATTTTTTTTAGGATTACGATTATTGTGTTGTTCGATTTCGTTGTTGGTCCatatttaaaaccgtcgctaaattaacttttttttttcagtgcAAGCATATAAAAGTATAAATGTTCTTGACTGGTTCAAGATGTAAGTGGATGGTGACCTATAACCAAGAAAAATGAGCAAATGCCGGGCAATTAGAGTTATTACGATGTAGACATATTCTTACTCAGCTAGTTGACTAGTATTACGGTGTGTTTGGAAATaatattcttgaaaaaaaaattatatttgtgatTAATCACATATTTTTAGTTAACTGTAcgtaaactttaaatattttggcTACTATTTAAACTTATAAGAGACCCATATCCCAAAATCCTTTTTACAGCCGTAAATTTTTTGATTTGAACGCAATTCGAAGGATTTTTTCTCATCTACTCATGATTAATAGATCACCATATAATATTATTGCATTTAAATCACCTGATGTTAAAATTCGAGGTATTTCAGGCAGTGGTGGCTAGTCTTGCGAAGAACAATGTGATGATCGTGTTGGACAACCACACGAGCAAGCCCGGATGGTGTTGCAGCAAGCTTGATGGCAATGGTTTCTTCGGAGACGTGTATTTTGACCCGGACGTGTGGATCAAAGGCCTAACCAAGGTTGCCACCATTTTCAATGGCACCAAGAATGTAGTTGCAATGAGCTTGAGGAATGAACTCAGAGGCCCTAAACAGAATGTCAATGATTGGTACAGGTGTATATTttattatacaaatacaaatttgaagaatatatatatcaactaGGTGAATTTAATTAGTAACGTCCCCAACTACTAAATGTAACATTAGAACATGTTCGATTCAAACAAACACAATGTGTCAAGAATATGGTTCACATGATATTCCTCATTATGCAAGTGAAAGAAAAAGTTCAAAAACTTTGTAAACTTACGCTAAGGAACTCAGTTGCTTGACCGAGAATGGTTccatttgaatattaaattgaaaACAAAACCATCACAGAAAATtgtaacaaaactatttttctgACTGTTTACTTATCTTGATAATAAAAGTTTTGTTCATGTCATTATAATCGATAGGTAcatgcagaaaggagcagaagcaGTGCACGCAGCAAACCCAAATGTTCTTGTCATTTTATCAGGGTTGAAATTTGACAGGGATCTTTCTTTTCTCAATAAGAAACCAGTTAGCTTAAGTTTCACCaacaagactgtatttgagctTCATTGGTATGGTTTCTCAGACGGCAACGCATGGCAAGCAGGAAACCCGGACCAATTATGCGGGGAAATAGTAAATGACATTAAGAGAGAGGCGTGTTTCTTGATAGACCAAGGGTATCCGTTGTTTTTGAGTGAGTTTGGGGTGGACATGAGGGGAACTAATGTCAATGACAACAGGTTCTTGAATTGCTTTCTGGGGTGGGCAGCTGAATTAGATGTGGATTGGGCATTGTGGACACTTACTGGGAGCTATTATCTTAGAGATGGAGTCGTTGGATTTGATGAAACTTATGGAATATATAATTGGGATTGGAATGGAGTAAGAAACATAAGTTTGCTTCAAAAGATATCTGTTCTTCAGTATCCTTTTAGAGGTAATTCAAAAGTTCTCAAGACGGATACATCTCCTGACTTGTTAGTTTGTCAAGGATTGGAGAAGAATAAACATATGGTTGTTGCCAAGGGCATCAACAAATCTAGCCGCTTGTTGATCTTTTCGAATCGGCTTGAACATGATTCAATTCCTATTCAAAATCATCAAACTTTGGCTAAGCTACAGACTGttcgaataaatttttttgcccCAGCTATTTGACTAACAGCTAGCAGGAATATATTGCttaatatttttacaaatctacttacatataaatatacaacttCCAATTGTGAATTTCCCTATATATCCTTCTTTATCTAGCTTAACAAGTTGTATTCTTATATGGGTCAACTTGTAATTTCTTTGTTTATCTTAAATAACTATAACTAATTACTTAttattcacaattttcatgtaTGCCCTTCTTTATCTAGCTTAATAAGTTGTATTCTTATATGTGTTAACTTGTAATTTTTTTGcttatcttaaataattataactaattacttattattaatataagagcattaatattcattgaaaACATTAATTCATTCCTATTTTTTCCGTCTTGCGGTTCTACATGACTTCTTGTTTTTTTCCCTACGTTCGATTAATTCTTgtcatttttcacaaaatttgaaaattatatcttgatctctaagaatttattttgatggttattttgaaatcatctatccaaactatatagtctatatttattttatttttaattaatgattattaatatatgaGCATTAATTTTCATTGAAAACATTGAATTCATTCTTAATTTTTCCGTCTTGTTGTTCTACATGGCTTATTCTTGcattaatattcattgaaaACATTGAATTCATTCCTACTTTTTCCGCCTTGAGGTTCTACATGACTTCTTGTTTTTTtccaaagttcgattaattcttgtcacttttcacaaaatttgaagattatttCTTGGTCtctaagaatttattttgatggttattttgaaatcctctatccaaactatatagtctatatttattttatttttaattactgattattaatatatgagcattaatattcattgaaaacattgaattcatttttaatttttccgtcTTGCGGTTCTACATggcttattcttttttttttccccaaagtTTGATTAAGTCTTGTCACTTTTCACGAGATTTGAAGATTATATATTAGTCTCtaaggatttattttgatgattattttgagATCTTCAATCCAAACTATatagtctatatttattttacttttattacattaatttgtttaatgcaTTGGATCTTTTactgtttcattttattttagtgattatccggatattttactgtttcattttattttagtgattatCTATTTTCTCCCTTCTATGAGTACtctttttacttaattatttgatgttacgttagtttctttgatttaataattcttgtcacttttcacaaaatttgaagattatatcttggtctctaaggatttattttgatggttattTTGAGCTCCCTTATCCAAATTATatattctatatttattttacttattacattaatttatttaatccaTTGGATTTTTAGTGcctcattttattttagtgattatctattttcctctttctatgagtttttttatttaattatttaatattacgttagttttcttgatttaattagtttaatttatcGATGGTTCGTGTTACCGTTTCTTTTCCTTCATCTTTTTTACAGTTCAGTTaatctatataatatatttatcatttttcacaaaattatgagattatattagtttccaaaaatttattttgatagtcATTTTAAGTTCTACTCTTCCGaattatatattaatctatatttattttagttttattatattaagaACTTTTAACCTCATTGTTTAANNNNNNNNNNNNNNNNNNNNNNNNNNNNNNNNNNNNNNNNNNNNNNNNNNNNNNNNNNNNNNNNNNNNNNNNNNNNNNNNNNNNNNNNNNNNNNNNNNNNNNNNNNNNNNNNNNNNNNNNNNNNNNNNNNNNNNNNNNNNNNNNNNNNNNNNNNNNNNNNNNNNNNNNNNNNNNNNNNNNNNNNNNNNNNNNNNNNNNNNNNNNNNNNNNNNNNNNNNNNNNNNNNNNNNNNNNNNNNNNNNNNNNNNNNNNNNNNNNNNNNNNNNNNNNNNNNNNNNNNNNNNNNNNNNNNNNNNNNNNNNNNNNNNNNNNNNNNNNNNNNNNNNNNNNNNNNNNNNNNNNNNNNNNNNNNNNNNNNNNNNNNNNNNNNNNNNNNNNNNNNNNNNNNNNNNNNNNNNNNNNNNNNNNNNNNNNNNNNNNNNNNNNNNNNNNNNNNNNNNNNNNNNNNNNNNNNNNNNNNNNNNNNNN
The DNA window shown above is from Primulina huaijiensis isolate GDHJ02 chromosome 12, ASM1229523v2, whole genome shotgun sequence and carries:
- the LOC140990757 gene encoding glycosyl hydrolase 5 family protein-like, whose amino-acid sequence is MTTTFKKLVYELTPLIYEQHCFYTFDALPKVFDPKEQKTNTRMFFHLCFYVLVTQLFLLSTGALVAAQPLSTDLRWVVDESGHRVKLACVNWPSHLEVVVAEGLSKKPVDVISKEIIDMGFNCVRLTWPLFLFTDETLASTSVRQSFKNLGLTGSISGFQKNNPSIIDLTLIRAYQAVVASLAKNNVMIVLDNHTSKPGWCCSKLDGNGFFGDVYFDPDVWIKGLTKVATIFNGTKNVVAMSLRNELRGPKQNVNDWYRYMQKGAEAVHAANPNVLVILSGLKFDRDLSFLNKKPVSLSFTNKTVFELHWYGFSDGNAWQAGNPDQLCGEIVNDIKREACFLIDQGYPLFLSEFGVDMRGTNVNDNRFLNCFLGWAAELDVDWALWTLTGSYYLRDGVVGFDETYGIYNWDWNGVRNISLLQKISVLQYPFRGNSKVLKTDTSPDLLVCQGLEKNKHMVVAKGINKSSRLLIFSNRLEHDSIPIQNHQTLAKLQTVRINFFAPAI